One genomic region from Skermania piniformis encodes:
- a CDS encoding TetR/AcrR family transcriptional regulator: MNAFAAPTPADNGTPADNDPRRARSRARLLDAAAGLLSSGGVEAVTVDAVTRASKVARATLYRHFASTNQLIAATFERLLPQVDAPAANLPFRERLVELLDRQASLIEETPMHITTLAWLAMGRNQLPEIATDSGAPDGVDTLRSVVRDRYRRTFDAILDTPDARAQLRVQDPDLAICQLLGPIVFARLTGLPRIDRAGCTLLVDAALLPPADSGER, from the coding sequence GTGAACGCCTTCGCCGCGCCGACACCGGCCGACAACGGGACACCGGCCGACAACGACCCGCGCCGCGCCCGGTCCCGGGCGCGGCTGCTCGACGCGGCGGCCGGCCTGCTGAGCTCGGGCGGGGTCGAGGCGGTCACGGTCGACGCCGTGACCCGCGCATCCAAGGTCGCCCGGGCAACCCTCTACCGGCATTTCGCCAGTACCAATCAGCTGATTGCCGCTACCTTCGAGCGCTTGCTCCCGCAGGTCGATGCGCCGGCCGCGAACCTGCCGTTTCGCGAGCGCCTGGTGGAGCTCCTCGATCGGCAAGCCAGCCTGATCGAGGAAACTCCGATGCACATCACCACGCTCGCCTGGCTGGCGATGGGCCGCAATCAGCTCCCGGAGATCGCCACGGACAGCGGTGCGCCCGACGGCGTGGACACGTTGCGTTCGGTCGTGCGGGACCGCTACCGCCGCACCTTCGACGCCATCTTGGACACGCCCGACGCCCGCGCACAACTGCGCGTCCAGGATCCGGACCTGGCGATCTGCCAGCTGCTCGGGCCGATCGTCTTCGCCCGGCTCACCGGTCTGCCCCGGATCGATCGTGCCGGGTGCACGCTGCTGGTCGACGCGGCCCTGCTACCGCCCGCCGACTCGGGTGAGCGGTGA
- a CDS encoding DeoR/GlpR family DNA-binding transcription regulator, translated as MYAEERQQAIATLVTTGGRVAVVDLADFYGVTTETVRRDLAVLDRMGLVRRVHGGAVPLDAVAGIEAGTKERELARADEKDRIARAALDHLPRPGGTVLLDAGTTTGRLAAELPADLSLTVVTNSVPIAGRLCALPNVQLHLLGGRVRGVTQAAVGDEALRVLADLRVDVAFIGTNALTAGHGLSTPDPDEAAVKRAMVRAGRRVVVLADSTKLGHEYLVRFATVDEIDLLITDSGIGTADRDELAGHNLEVVPA; from the coding sequence GTGTACGCAGAAGAGCGGCAGCAGGCGATTGCGACCCTCGTCACAACCGGCGGCCGGGTCGCCGTTGTCGATCTGGCCGATTTCTACGGCGTCACGACCGAGACGGTTCGCCGTGATCTGGCAGTGCTGGACCGGATGGGCCTGGTTCGCCGGGTGCACGGCGGCGCGGTACCGCTCGACGCGGTGGCGGGCATCGAGGCCGGCACCAAAGAACGGGAACTGGCCCGGGCCGACGAGAAGGATCGGATCGCCCGCGCGGCCCTCGACCACCTCCCCCGGCCCGGCGGCACCGTGTTGCTCGACGCCGGCACCACCACCGGCCGGCTCGCCGCCGAACTGCCCGCCGACCTGAGTCTGACCGTGGTGACCAACTCGGTCCCGATCGCCGGCCGGCTGTGCGCACTACCGAACGTCCAGCTGCACCTGCTCGGCGGCCGGGTCCGCGGAGTGACCCAGGCCGCCGTGGGCGACGAGGCGCTGCGGGTGCTGGCCGACCTTCGGGTCGATGTCGCCTTCATCGGCACGAACGCGCTGACCGCCGGCCATGGCCTGTCCACACCCGACCCGGACGAGGCGGCGGTGAAACGCGCAATGGTGCGGGCCGGCCGGCGCGTCGTCGTGCTGGCCGATTCCACCAAGCTCGGCCACGAGTACCTGGTCCGGTTCGCCACGGTCGACGAGATCGACCTGCTGATCACCGATTCCGGCATCGGCACCGCCGACCGCGACGAGCTGGCCGGCCACAACCTGGAAGTGGTGCCCGCATGA
- a CDS encoding putative PEP-binding protein, with the protein MTGPTTTGSAATAPDRQVYTGTPVVPGTVYAPVVRPGPRPGPGPQFDPEMPESDRAAEQERFIAAADVVADRLSARAAAAGGVAAEVLAADAAMARDRGWRREVSKRIGTGSAATTAVDAATGVFEAMFTKVGGMMAERITDLRDVRDRVVAQLRGEPEPGVPVPDVPSVLCADDLAPADTAGLDPALVVGLATSLGGPTSHTAIIARQLGIPSVVAVSGLDDLPAGTMVLLDAAAGRIETDPVPEVAAAAAAQWRRAAAGAAAWSGPGRTADGHRVEVLANVADGSAAVAAAATPAAGVGLFRTELCFLGRTTEPSVAEQAEVYAAVFEPFADRKVVVRTLDAGSDKPLAFTGHTAEANPALGVRGLRIAFDDNGILDRQLDAIALAAGRTGSRPWVMAPMIATPAEAAWFAERVRVRDLVPGVMIEVPAAALLADRILAHVDFVSLGTNDLAQYTMAADRLSADLAPLNDPWQPAVLALVAATARAGAAAGKPVGVCGEAAADPLLACVLAGLGVTSLSCAAGAVGAVGAGLARVSFEQCAAAAEVALAAADPAQGRAAAMALLG; encoded by the coding sequence ATGACGGGACCAACGACGACCGGATCGGCCGCGACGGCGCCGGATCGACAGGTGTACACCGGGACTCCGGTGGTGCCCGGCACGGTGTACGCCCCGGTGGTCCGCCCGGGGCCGCGCCCGGGTCCGGGTCCGCAATTCGACCCCGAGATGCCCGAGTCGGATCGGGCTGCCGAACAGGAGCGGTTCATCGCAGCCGCCGACGTGGTCGCGGACCGATTGTCCGCGCGTGCGGCGGCAGCGGGTGGGGTCGCCGCCGAGGTGCTCGCCGCGGACGCGGCCATGGCCCGGGACCGCGGCTGGCGCCGCGAGGTGAGCAAGCGGATCGGCACCGGCAGCGCGGCGACGACCGCGGTCGACGCGGCGACCGGAGTGTTCGAGGCGATGTTCACCAAGGTCGGCGGCATGATGGCCGAGCGGATCACCGATCTCCGCGATGTCCGGGATCGGGTGGTCGCGCAGCTCCGCGGCGAGCCCGAGCCCGGGGTGCCCGTACCGGACGTGCCGTCGGTCCTGTGCGCCGACGATCTCGCCCCGGCAGACACCGCCGGCCTCGATCCGGCGCTGGTGGTCGGCCTCGCCACCTCGCTCGGCGGGCCGACCAGCCACACCGCGATCATCGCGCGCCAACTGGGCATCCCCAGTGTGGTCGCGGTGAGCGGGCTCGACGATCTCCCGGCCGGGACGATGGTGCTGCTCGACGCGGCGGCCGGCCGGATCGAGACCGACCCTGTCCCCGAGGTGGCTGCCGCGGCCGCCGCGCAGTGGCGCCGGGCCGCGGCCGGGGCGGCGGCGTGGTCCGGTCCCGGCCGGACCGCAGACGGACATCGGGTGGAGGTGCTCGCCAACGTCGCGGACGGTTCCGCGGCGGTCGCGGCGGCTGCCACCCCGGCCGCCGGAGTCGGCCTGTTTCGCACGGAGTTGTGCTTCCTGGGCCGGACCACCGAGCCGTCGGTCGCGGAGCAGGCAGAGGTCTATGCGGCGGTGTTCGAGCCGTTCGCCGATCGCAAGGTGGTCGTTCGGACCCTCGACGCGGGGTCGGACAAGCCGTTGGCCTTCACCGGTCACACCGCCGAAGCGAATCCCGCGCTCGGTGTACGCGGGCTTCGAATTGCATTCGACGACAACGGCATTCTGGATCGGCAGCTGGACGCGATCGCGCTGGCCGCCGGCCGGACCGGAAGCCGGCCCTGGGTGATGGCGCCGATGATCGCCACCCCGGCCGAGGCCGCCTGGTTCGCCGAGCGGGTTCGGGTGCGGGATCTGGTACCCGGGGTGATGATCGAAGTGCCGGCCGCGGCGCTGCTCGCCGACCGGATCCTCGCCCACGTCGACTTCGTCTCGCTCGGCACCAACGACCTGGCCCAGTACACGATGGCGGCGGACCGGCTGTCCGCAGACCTCGCCCCGCTCAACGACCCGTGGCAGCCCGCGGTGCTGGCGCTGGTTGCCGCGACCGCGCGGGCCGGGGCGGCAGCCGGCAAACCGGTCGGGGTGTGTGGCGAGGCGGCCGCCGACCCGCTGCTGGCCTGTGTGCTCGCCGGCCTGGGCGTGACCTCGCTGTCCTGCGCGGCCGGTGCGGTCGGCGCGGTGGGAGCGGGGTTGGCCCGGGTGAGCTTCGAGCAGTGCGCCGCAGCGGCCGAGGTTGCGCTGGCGGCGGCCGATCCGGCGCAGGGGAGGGCTGCTGCTATGGCGCTGTTGGGCTGA
- a CDS encoding SDR family NAD(P)-dependent oxidoreductase, with translation MAATGKFDLDGRVAVVTGGSRGLGREMVLAFAEHGADVVIASRKPANCAAVADEVRARFGRRALPVGTNVGNWAECDALTDAAYTEFGRVDILVNNAGMSPLYPSVDQVSEALFDKVLATNLKGPFRLSAAIGARMAADAGGAILNISSVASIRPNAAVLPYAAAKAGLNSLTVGLAQTFAPKVRVNAIMCGPFRTDIAEAWTPDMADYMSGLTAQRRVGEPAEIVGAALYFVSDQASFATGSILRLDGGTP, from the coding sequence ATGGCTGCGACGGGCAAATTCGACCTCGATGGGCGGGTCGCCGTGGTGACCGGTGGCAGTCGCGGACTCGGCCGGGAGATGGTCCTGGCCTTCGCCGAGCACGGCGCCGACGTGGTGATCGCCAGCCGGAAACCGGCCAACTGTGCGGCGGTCGCCGACGAGGTCCGGGCGAGGTTCGGGCGCCGCGCGCTGCCGGTAGGGACGAACGTCGGCAACTGGGCCGAGTGCGATGCGTTGACCGATGCCGCCTATACCGAGTTCGGCCGGGTGGACATTCTGGTGAACAACGCGGGGATGTCGCCGCTCTACCCGAGTGTGGATCAGGTGAGCGAGGCGCTGTTCGACAAGGTGCTGGCGACCAATCTGAAGGGGCCGTTCCGGTTGTCGGCCGCGATCGGCGCCCGAATGGCGGCCGACGCCGGCGGCGCGATCCTGAACATCTCGTCCGTCGCCTCGATCCGGCCGAACGCGGCAGTGCTGCCATATGCCGCAGCCAAGGCCGGGCTGAACTCGCTGACCGTCGGCCTGGCACAGACGTTTGCGCCGAAGGTCCGGGTGAACGCGATCATGTGTGGACCGTTCCGGACCGACATCGCCGAGGCATGGACTCCCGACATGGCGGACTACATGAGCGGGCTTACTGCGCAGCGCCGGGTCGGGGAGCCGGCCGAAATCGTCGGTGCTGCACTGTATTTCGTCTCCGACCAGGCCAGTTTCGCGACCGGTTCGATCCTGCGGCTGGACGGCGGCACACCGTAG
- a CDS encoding DUF222 domain-containing protein, whose translation MHSSDGDSDTVADTVAVIDAALDSLAVLLPDSGTAALGVLQALERVQRRVTGLGYRLIRVVAEAPGEEFGGQRSRDVLADALRITPKEASARLFESADLTEGLTMTGQSVEPVLPATAGKVEAGVIGRDHVRVIRTFLRDLPTVVDYPTRVEAEKQLATVAVTVRPDQLRKVAVHLDAVCEPGWFAVG comes from the coding sequence ATGCATTCGAGTGACGGGGATTCGGACACGGTGGCCGACACGGTTGCCGTGATCGATGCCGCGCTCGACAGCCTGGCGGTGTTGTTGCCGGATTCGGGTACTGCCGCGTTGGGGGTGTTGCAGGCGTTGGAGCGGGTGCAGCGGCGGGTGACCGGTCTCGGGTACCGGTTGATCCGAGTCGTCGCCGAAGCCCCCGGCGAGGAGTTCGGTGGGCAGCGGTCCCGGGATGTGCTCGCCGATGCGTTGCGGATCACCCCGAAAGAAGCGTCCGCCCGATTGTTCGAATCCGCGGACCTCACCGAAGGGTTGACGATGACCGGACAGTCGGTGGAGCCGGTGCTGCCGGCGACCGCAGGCAAGGTCGAGGCGGGTGTGATCGGGCGTGATCACGTGCGGGTCATCCGGACGTTTCTGCGGGACCTGCCCACCGTCGTGGATTATCCGACTCGGGTGGAGGCGGAGAAACAGCTCGCCACCGTCGCGGTCACGGTGCGGCCGGATCAGCTCCGTAAGGTGGCGGTTCATCTGGATGCGGTCTGCGAACCCGGATGGTTCGCTGTCGGATGA
- the uvrC gene encoding excinuclease ABC subunit UvrC: MADPATYRPAPGTIPVEPGVYRFRDEHGRVIYVGKAKSLRSRLNSYFADLASLHPRTFQMVTSAAGVEWTVVTTEVEALQLEYSWIKEFDPRFNVRYRDDKSYPVLAVTLNEEFPRLFVYRGARRKGVRYFGPYAHAWAIRETLDLLLRVFPARTCSAGVFKRHNQIGRPCLLGYIDKCSAPCVGRVTAAEHRDIVEDFCDFLAGRTDRLVRQLEARMHAAADDLDFELAARLRDDVGALRRALEKQAVVLGGSTDADVVAFAGDELEWAVQVFHVRDGRVRGQRGWIVERDQVDTEAGAGELPEQVRRFLTRFYGEQAALAGDQDGVGNPDADTARPVPREVLVPALPPAAEEVQQWLGGLRGSAVALRVPQRGDKKALAETVQRNAAEALAQHKLKRAGDFTARSAALQGIQDALELAAAPLRIECVDISHIQGTDVVASLVVFEDGLPRKSDYRRYTIKEAAGDGRSDDVGSIAEVTRRRFHRLERETHDPGGADRVAPQVSVVDGKPRRFAYPPNLFVVDGGAPQVAAAAAVLDELGITDVPVIGLAKRLEEVWVPGEADPVILPRTSEALYLLQRVRDEAHRFAITFHRSKRSRRMTESALDAVPGLGETRRAALVRHFGSVAKLKQASIAEIAEVPGIGVRTAEAVLAALAVPD; encoded by the coding sequence GTGGCAGATCCCGCAACCTATCGGCCCGCGCCGGGAACGATCCCGGTCGAGCCGGGGGTGTATCGGTTCCGCGACGAACACGGCCGGGTGATCTACGTCGGCAAGGCGAAGAGCCTACGTAGCCGACTGAACTCCTACTTCGCCGATCTTGCCTCGCTGCACCCGCGCACGTTCCAGATGGTGACCAGCGCGGCCGGTGTCGAGTGGACCGTGGTGACCACCGAGGTCGAGGCGCTGCAACTCGAGTACAGCTGGATCAAGGAATTCGATCCGCGGTTCAATGTCCGCTACCGCGACGACAAGTCGTACCCGGTGCTCGCGGTCACGCTGAACGAGGAGTTTCCCCGCCTGTTCGTCTACCGCGGTGCGCGACGTAAGGGAGTCCGGTATTTCGGCCCGTATGCGCATGCGTGGGCGATCCGGGAGACCCTCGATCTGCTGTTGCGAGTGTTTCCGGCGCGTACCTGCTCGGCCGGAGTGTTCAAGCGGCACAACCAGATCGGCCGGCCGTGTTTGCTGGGCTATATCGACAAGTGTTCGGCGCCGTGTGTCGGCCGGGTGACCGCGGCCGAACATCGCGACATCGTCGAGGACTTCTGCGACTTCCTGGCCGGCCGCACCGATCGGTTGGTCCGCCAGCTGGAAGCCCGAATGCACGCCGCGGCAGACGATCTCGATTTCGAGCTCGCGGCCCGGCTGCGTGACGACGTCGGCGCGCTGCGGCGGGCGCTGGAGAAGCAGGCGGTGGTGTTGGGCGGTAGCACCGACGCCGACGTGGTGGCCTTCGCCGGCGACGAGCTGGAGTGGGCGGTGCAGGTGTTCCACGTGCGCGACGGCCGGGTGCGCGGTCAGCGCGGTTGGATCGTCGAGCGCGATCAGGTGGACACCGAGGCCGGCGCGGGCGAATTGCCCGAGCAGGTGCGTCGGTTCCTCACCCGCTTCTACGGCGAGCAGGCCGCGCTGGCCGGCGATCAGGACGGTGTCGGCAACCCGGACGCCGATACCGCTCGTCCGGTGCCGCGCGAGGTGCTGGTGCCGGCGCTGCCCCCGGCCGCCGAGGAGGTGCAGCAGTGGCTCGGCGGGCTGCGCGGCTCCGCGGTCGCGCTGCGGGTGCCGCAGCGCGGCGACAAGAAGGCGCTGGCCGAGACGGTCCAGCGCAACGCCGCCGAGGCGTTGGCACAGCACAAGCTGAAGCGCGCCGGCGACTTCACCGCCCGGTCGGCGGCGTTGCAGGGCATCCAGGACGCGCTGGAGCTGGCGGCCGCCCCGCTGCGGATCGAGTGTGTGGATATCAGCCACATCCAGGGCACCGACGTGGTTGCCTCGCTGGTGGTGTTCGAGGACGGGCTGCCGCGCAAGTCCGACTACCGGCGGTACACGATCAAGGAGGCCGCCGGCGACGGACGTTCCGACGACGTCGGCAGCATCGCCGAGGTCACCCGCCGGCGATTCCACCGGCTCGAACGCGAAACCCACGATCCCGGCGGTGCCGATCGGGTTGCTCCGCAGGTGTCGGTCGTCGACGGTAAGCCGCGCCGGTTCGCCTACCCGCCGAATCTGTTTGTGGTCGATGGTGGTGCCCCACAGGTGGCCGCGGCGGCCGCCGTGCTCGACGAACTCGGCATCACCGACGTGCCGGTGATCGGGCTGGCCAAGCGACTCGAGGAAGTCTGGGTGCCCGGCGAGGCCGACCCGGTGATCCTGCCTCGCACCAGCGAAGCTCTGTACCTGTTGCAGCGGGTGCGGGACGAGGCACACCGGTTCGCGATCACCTTCCATCGCAGCAAGCGGTCGCGCCGGATGACCGAGTCGGCGTTGGATGCGGTACCGGGTCTGGGGGAAACCCGCCGGGCGGCGTTGGTTCGGCATTTCGGCTCGGTCGCCAAGTTGAAACAGGCCAGCATCGCCGAGATCGCCGAGGTCCCCGGGATCGGGGTACGCACCGCGGAGGCGGTCCTCGCGGCGCTCGCCGTGCCCGATTGA
- a CDS encoding 1-phosphofructokinase family hexose kinase, protein MIVTLTANPSVDRAVAIELPLERGTVIRAGASFTEPGGKGINVARVLHAAGIATTALFPAAPGGPLPAACAELGLPFEVVPVAGGVRTNLTISEPDGTTTKINEPGETLSDTARANLEQRLHDLAGSADIVVLAGSLPPGVASSWYADLVRCLRQRGVTVVVDTSDRPLTDLATEFPAAAPDLIKPNADELAQLTGADPVELEHAAAAGDPAPVAQAGRTLIDRGVGTVLATLGAGGAVLVDAGQAWHAVPPPTIPRSTVGAGDSSLAGYLIGTVHGAPPAEALRLAVAYGTAAAGLPGTGLPAPADIRPGSVVVTRVRSPQ, encoded by the coding sequence ATGATCGTGACCCTGACCGCGAACCCGAGCGTGGATCGGGCGGTCGCGATCGAGCTGCCACTCGAGCGCGGCACGGTGATCCGAGCCGGCGCGTCCTTCACCGAGCCGGGCGGCAAGGGGATCAACGTCGCCCGGGTGCTGCACGCGGCCGGGATCGCGACGACGGCCCTGTTCCCGGCCGCGCCCGGTGGACCGTTACCGGCCGCCTGCGCCGAACTCGGCCTTCCGTTCGAGGTCGTACCGGTCGCCGGTGGCGTGCGGACGAACCTGACCATCAGCGAACCGGACGGCACCACCACCAAGATCAACGAACCCGGGGAAACGCTGTCCGATACCGCCCGGGCGAACCTGGAGCAGCGCCTGCACGATCTGGCCGGATCCGCCGACATCGTGGTCCTGGCCGGCTCGCTCCCACCCGGCGTCGCGAGCAGCTGGTACGCGGATCTGGTTCGGTGCCTACGACAGCGCGGCGTCACCGTCGTCGTGGATACCTCCGACCGACCCTTGACCGACCTCGCCACCGAGTTTCCGGCTGCCGCGCCGGACCTGATCAAGCCCAATGCCGACGAACTCGCTCAGCTCACCGGCGCGGATCCGGTCGAGCTGGAACACGCTGCCGCGGCCGGCGACCCGGCTCCGGTCGCGCAGGCCGGGCGGACGCTGATCGACCGAGGAGTAGGGACGGTGCTGGCCACGCTCGGCGCCGGCGGGGCAGTTCTGGTCGACGCCGGGCAGGCCTGGCATGCCGTGCCGCCGCCGACGATCCCACGCAGCACCGTCGGCGCCGGCGACTCGTCGCTGGCCGGCTACCTGATCGGGACCGTCCACGGGGCGCCGCCCGCCGAGGCACTGCGCCTGGCTGTCGCCTACGGAACCGCGGCCGCCGGCCTGCCCGGTACCGGGCTGCCCGCCCCTGCCGACATCCGGCCGGGCTCCGTGGTCGTGACCCGCGTCCGCTCACCGCAGTAG
- a CDS encoding PTS fructose transporter subunit IIABC, translated as MANPPIIDESLVRLDVDLGSTKAEVITALAELLAAAGRTTDATALRDGALAREAKSATGLPGGIAIPHCRSAAVTTASLGFARLRPGVDFGAADAPADLVFLIAAPDGAGSAHMKLLSALARALVKPDFVASLRAAGTRAEVVALVQSVVAPAAAAAPPSAPTAPASTGSRRSIVAVTACPTGIAHTYMAADALKQAADRAGADYTVETQGSSGSTPLPAATIAAADAVIFATDVGVRGRERFAGKPVIASGVKRAINEPDTMIAEALAAADNPSAARVEAGPGAARAVGAAPPAGGVGWGTRLRQILLTGVSYMIPFVAAGGLLIALGFLLAGYEISTTADDIVSDNSLTDLPAGGLHLYLGAVLFKLGALSFSFLVPALAGYIAYAIADRPGLAPGFTAGAVAVFVGAGFIGGLVGGLIAGFAALWISRLPVPPWARGLMPVVIIPLLATLTVGALMFFVLGRPLAAVTSGLTNWLNGLSGSSAILLGVILGLMMCFDLGGPVNKAAYAFATTGLSVSDPATLRVMAAVMAAGMVPPLAMALATVLRPKQFSEAELENGKAAWLLGASFISEGAIPFAAADPLRVIPSMMVGGAVTGGLIMAFGTTLSAPHGGIFVLFAIGNIPGFLIALAAGTVIAAVVVLVAKQFGPRTGTTLSTSPVAAPAAAH; from the coding sequence ATGGCCAACCCCCCGATCATCGACGAATCACTCGTCCGGCTCGACGTCGATCTCGGCTCGACCAAAGCGGAGGTGATCACCGCACTCGCCGAGCTGCTCGCCGCCGCGGGGCGAACCACCGACGCCACCGCACTCCGCGACGGCGCGCTGGCCCGCGAGGCGAAATCGGCTACCGGCCTGCCCGGCGGGATCGCGATCCCGCACTGCCGTTCGGCTGCCGTGACCACCGCATCGCTGGGCTTCGCCCGGCTGCGTCCCGGGGTCGATTTCGGTGCCGCGGATGCACCCGCCGACCTGGTGTTCCTGATCGCCGCACCGGACGGCGCCGGGAGCGCCCACATGAAGCTGCTGTCCGCCCTGGCCCGGGCGCTGGTCAAGCCGGACTTCGTCGCCTCCCTCCGAGCCGCCGGAACCCGGGCCGAGGTCGTCGCGCTGGTCCAGTCGGTGGTGGCCCCGGCTGCTGCGGCCGCACCACCGAGCGCCCCGACGGCGCCCGCGTCCACCGGTAGTCGGCGGTCGATCGTGGCGGTCACCGCGTGCCCGACCGGGATCGCGCATACCTACATGGCGGCCGATGCCCTGAAACAGGCCGCCGATCGGGCCGGTGCCGACTACACCGTGGAGACTCAGGGCTCGTCGGGCAGCACCCCGCTGCCGGCCGCGACCATCGCCGCCGCCGACGCGGTCATCTTCGCCACCGACGTCGGTGTGCGGGGGCGGGAACGGTTCGCCGGCAAACCCGTGATCGCCTCCGGGGTGAAACGGGCGATCAACGAACCTGACACGATGATCGCCGAAGCCCTTGCCGCCGCTGACAATCCGAGCGCCGCCCGAGTGGAGGCGGGTCCGGGCGCCGCCCGGGCGGTGGGCGCGGCCCCGCCGGCCGGCGGGGTCGGCTGGGGCACCCGGCTGCGGCAGATCCTGCTCACCGGGGTGAGTTACATGATCCCGTTCGTCGCCGCCGGCGGCCTGCTGATCGCGCTCGGCTTCCTCCTCGCCGGGTACGAGATCTCCACCACCGCCGACGACATCGTGTCGGACAACTCGCTGACCGATCTGCCGGCCGGCGGTCTGCACCTCTACCTCGGCGCGGTGCTGTTCAAACTCGGCGCCCTGTCGTTCTCGTTCCTGGTCCCGGCGTTGGCCGGCTACATCGCCTATGCGATCGCGGACCGGCCCGGCCTGGCGCCGGGCTTCACCGCCGGCGCCGTGGCGGTATTCGTTGGCGCCGGCTTCATCGGCGGCCTGGTCGGCGGCCTGATCGCCGGTTTCGCGGCGCTGTGGATCTCCCGGCTGCCGGTCCCACCGTGGGCGCGCGGGCTGATGCCGGTAGTGATCATTCCGCTGCTCGCCACGTTGACGGTCGGGGCGCTGATGTTCTTCGTACTCGGCCGACCCCTCGCCGCAGTGACCAGTGGGCTGACCAACTGGCTGAACGGTCTGAGCGGGTCGTCGGCGATCCTGCTCGGCGTGATCCTCGGTCTGATGATGTGCTTCGACCTGGGCGGGCCGGTGAACAAGGCAGCGTACGCGTTCGCCACCACCGGGCTCAGCGTGAGCGATCCCGCAACGCTGCGGGTGATGGCCGCAGTGATGGCGGCCGGCATGGTCCCGCCGCTGGCGATGGCGCTCGCGACGGTGCTGCGGCCGAAGCAGTTCAGCGAGGCCGAACTGGAGAACGGCAAAGCGGCGTGGCTGCTCGGCGCCTCGTTCATCTCCGAGGGCGCGATCCCGTTCGCCGCCGCCGACCCGCTCCGGGTGATCCCGTCGATGATGGTGGGCGGTGCGGTCACCGGTGGATTGATCATGGCGTTCGGCACCACCCTCAGCGCGCCGCACGGCGGCATCTTCGTCCTCTTCGCCATCGGCAACATTCCCGGCTTCCTGATCGCCCTGGCAGCCGGAACCGTGATCGCCGCGGTGGTGGTCCTCGTCGCCAAGCAGTTCGGCCCGCGGACCGGCACGACCCTGTCCACCAGCCCGGTCGCGGCACCCGCCGCGGCGCACTGA
- a CDS encoding HNH endonuclease signature motif containing protein, which translates to MAAHAWHYLAVFDTHTEQPLYLGRSKRLASPDQRIVATARYGGCSFPACARPALDCEYHHLLAWAEGGPTDITNLAPVCGHHHTLADQGWTVRGDPRGRIEWLPPTWLDPHRTPRTNTYHRPTHWYHHPRQHTSSTTSHITDTGTANSPPTT; encoded by the coding sequence ATGGCGGCGCATGCCTGGCATTACCTGGCCGTGTTCGACACCCACACCGAGCAACCGTTGTATCTGGGCCGGTCGAAACGTCTCGCCTCACCCGACCAACGGATCGTCGCGACCGCCCGATACGGCGGGTGCAGCTTCCCCGCGTGCGCTCGGCCCGCCCTCGACTGCGAATACCACCACCTGCTGGCCTGGGCCGAAGGCGGACCGACCGATATCACCAACCTCGCCCCCGTCTGCGGTCACCACCACACGCTGGCCGACCAAGGCTGGACCGTGCGAGGTGACCCGCGAGGCCGGATCGAATGGCTCCCACCCACCTGGCTCGACCCGCACCGCACACCCCGAACCAACACCTACCACCGCCCCACCCACTGGTACCACCACCCCCGACAACACACCAGCAGTACCACCAGTCACATCACCGACACCGGCACAGCGAACAGCCCACCCACCACATGA
- a CDS encoding HPr family phosphocarrier protein, with the protein MPSTTAIVGSSVGLHARPAGIIAEAVTESGVDVTIGLGADEPVDAGSALMIMTLGAEHGTEVTVTADDQATLDTIVALVEADLDA; encoded by the coding sequence ATGCCCAGCACCACTGCCATCGTCGGCTCGAGCGTCGGCCTGCATGCCCGGCCGGCCGGCATCATCGCCGAGGCCGTCACCGAATCCGGCGTCGACGTCACGATCGGACTCGGCGCCGATGAACCGGTGGACGCCGGCTCGGCCCTGATGATCATGACCCTCGGCGCCGAGCACGGCACCGAGGTGACGGTCACCGCCGACGATCAAGCCACCCTCGACACGATCGTCGCGCTCGTCGAGGCCGACCTGGACGCCTGA